The Lactobacillus sp. ESL0680 genome has a segment encoding these proteins:
- the rpmG gene encoding 50S ribosomal protein L33, which translates to MADNIILECTECGDRSYLSKKNKRKHPERLSLKKYCPVERHATLHRETK; encoded by the coding sequence ATGGCAGATAACATCATTTTGGAATGCACCGAATGTGGCGACAGAAGTTACTTATCTAAGAAAAACAAGCGTAAGCATCCGGAACGTTTAAGTTTGAAGAAGTATTGCCCTGTTGAAAGACACGCAACTCTTCATCGTGAAACTAAGTAA
- a CDS encoding penicillin-binding protein 2 produces MKYSKKHRGAANAKSQSSTPLRMKIILGIIFVLFATLIGQLAYLQLGYGSRFKAEVQKSNSAVVSSQVPRGVMYDSKGRVLVGNKAQNAITYTKSASTTSDQVYSIANALSYYIRLNDEKPTEQQVIDYYLGNKANSTKETAKVPKSVRNTEDEELINNAINDQVRKEHIKLTTREKTAALIYNKISGAYTLSTIYIKNQGLTDKEIAEVGEHLSSLPGVGIGTDWQRSYPNGSSIQSIIGSVSTEKAGLPSDNLQYYLTNGYSRNDRVGTSYLEEEYEPLLKGTKSTSKVWTKSDGNIEQTKSVYSGQAGASLVLTLDAKYQKEVQNALKQTYASAIASGAAHYSNGAYAVAMNPQTGALLAVAGINRDPNKNKTVDNALGVINQTYVMGSVVKGAMVGGGLINKVITPTNNTLPDTPIYLPGSPIKKSVYPVGTFGALDAPTALEVSSNIYMMHLAMNWVHAKYVPKQFISMPDTAFDTLRRNFNMFGLGQKTGVDLPGESAGIQGKSFNAQGQILSGSVLDLAYGNYDAYTPIQLAQYVSTIANGGYRLQPYVVQSVGHTATNGKKVYIDYNKKPNVQLRIPWTSDELDVIHQGFWRVVHGTNSWGTAHKLKDVKPSISGKSGTAQTFYYDPNHPNQKNPPELINATFVGYAPSNSPKLAVAVVFPGLDPDLEGSYTLQMAKAMVQDYFKLHKN; encoded by the coding sequence GTGAAATATTCTAAAAAACATCGCGGAGCTGCTAATGCAAAAAGTCAATCATCAACACCGCTCAGAATGAAAATTATTTTAGGGATTATTTTTGTTCTGTTTGCGACGCTGATTGGCCAGCTAGCATATTTGCAGCTAGGTTATGGCTCACGCTTTAAGGCCGAAGTGCAGAAGTCTAATTCTGCTGTGGTATCAAGTCAGGTGCCGCGCGGCGTTATGTACGATAGTAAAGGCCGCGTTTTGGTTGGTAATAAGGCGCAGAATGCCATTACTTATACCAAAAGTGCTTCAACTACGTCCGACCAAGTATATTCAATTGCCAATGCTTTAAGTTATTACATTAGACTTAATGATGAAAAGCCAACTGAGCAGCAGGTAATTGATTATTATCTTGGTAATAAGGCTAACAGCACTAAGGAAACAGCTAAGGTACCTAAGTCGGTGCGCAATACCGAAGACGAAGAACTCATTAATAATGCAATCAACGATCAAGTGCGTAAGGAGCACATCAAGCTGACAACCCGTGAGAAGACAGCAGCTTTAATTTATAACAAAATATCGGGTGCATATACCCTATCAACAATTTATATTAAAAATCAGGGCCTAACTGATAAGGAAATTGCCGAGGTGGGTGAACACCTATCTAGCTTGCCTGGAGTTGGTATTGGGACTGATTGGCAGCGGTCCTATCCTAATGGCTCGTCTATTCAAAGTATCATCGGTTCAGTTTCAACTGAAAAAGCCGGCTTGCCAAGTGATAATTTGCAATATTACCTGACTAATGGTTATTCGCGTAATGACCGCGTGGGGACATCATACTTAGAAGAGGAATATGAACCGCTTTTAAAGGGAACGAAGTCCACCAGCAAGGTCTGGACCAAGTCTGATGGTAATATTGAACAGACTAAGTCGGTTTATTCTGGTCAGGCTGGTGCCAGTTTGGTTCTAACGCTTGATGCTAAGTACCAAAAGGAAGTTCAAAACGCACTCAAGCAGACCTATGCTTCAGCTATTGCTTCAGGAGCAGCCCATTATTCCAATGGGGCTTATGCCGTGGCAATGAACCCGCAGACTGGAGCTCTATTGGCCGTTGCTGGGATTAACCGCGACCCGAACAAGAATAAGACTGTTGATAACGCCCTAGGTGTCATTAACCAAACTTATGTTATGGGGTCAGTTGTTAAGGGGGCAATGGTCGGCGGCGGTCTGATTAATAAGGTAATTACCCCAACTAACAATACTTTGCCTGATACGCCGATTTATTTGCCAGGTTCGCCAATTAAGAAGTCTGTCTATCCAGTTGGGACATTTGGTGCTTTGGATGCACCGACAGCTCTTGAAGTATCAAGTAACATTTATATGATGCACCTAGCAATGAATTGGGTTCATGCTAAATATGTGCCTAAACAATTTATCAGTATGCCTGATACGGCTTTTGACACGCTGCGGCGTAACTTTAATATGTTTGGCTTAGGACAAAAGACAGGCGTTGACTTGCCAGGTGAATCGGCTGGGATTCAGGGTAAATCGTTTAATGCCCAAGGACAAATTCTGTCTGGGTCGGTCCTTGACCTGGCTTATGGTAACTATGATGCTTATACGCCAATTCAATTAGCGCAATATGTGTCCACGATTGCCAATGGCGGTTATCGTTTGCAGCCATATGTTGTGCAGTCAGTAGGTCATACGGCTACTAATGGTAAGAAAGTCTACATTGACTATAACAAGAAGCCTAATGTGCAATTACGGATTCCGTGGACTAGTGACGAGTTAGATGTTATCCATCAGGGGTTCTGGCGCGTTGTTCACGGGACTAATTCGTGGGGAACGGCTCATAAGTTAAAGGATGTTAAGCCGTCAATTTCGGGTAAATCCGGAACCGCCCAAACATTCTACTATGATCCTAATCATCCAAACCAGAAGAATCCGCCAGAGTTGATTAATGCGACCTTTGTTGGTTATGCACCGTCGAATAGTCCTAAGTTAGCAGTTGCGGTTGTTTTCCCAGGATTAGATCCAGATTTGGAAGGTTCATATACCTTGCAAATGGCCAAGGCAATGGTCCAAGATTACTTTAAATTGCATAAAAATTAG
- a CDS encoding BadF/BadG/BcrA/BcrD ATPase family protein, whose amino-acid sequence MTLTYQIGVDAGGTHTTAIAYDMQGQELERAEAGAGQVNTDYDNAIINISDAINHLLNQIDGDCQRILCGIAGLSVIGNAPQVAAAISSKVGNLPTRAITDSLLALYNGLEGADGGLVIAGTGSVFNGLQNGHIITTGGYGSLLGDEGSGYAIALSALKAALLSWDKREDNALITMFNRIFAVDNIVDGTAKFYQMTNPEVASMAVEVAKLADQGDVNATAIIKEQAELLARDIIIGMDRYDNPKPMKVALTGSVLANNSMLRGFLEAKVHAKYPQAEFSISNGENARGVVFDKSKDYRHFTN is encoded by the coding sequence ATGACACTTACATACCAAATTGGCGTTGATGCCGGCGGAACACATACCACAGCAATTGCTTACGACATGCAGGGGCAAGAGCTTGAACGAGCTGAAGCTGGCGCTGGACAAGTTAATACTGACTATGACAACGCAATTATTAATATCAGCGATGCTATTAACCATCTGCTTAATCAAATTGATGGCGACTGCCAGCGAATTTTGTGTGGTATCGCGGGTTTATCCGTTATCGGCAATGCACCGCAAGTTGCTGCCGCAATTTCTAGTAAAGTTGGCAATCTGCCAACGCGGGCGATTACCGACTCACTCCTTGCTCTATACAATGGTCTTGAGGGTGCCGATGGCGGTTTAGTAATTGCAGGAACCGGTTCTGTTTTCAATGGCTTACAAAACGGTCATATCATTACTACTGGCGGTTACGGCTCATTATTAGGTGATGAAGGGTCTGGTTATGCAATTGCCCTCTCTGCCTTAAAAGCAGCTTTACTCAGTTGGGATAAGCGCGAAGATAATGCCTTAATTACAATGTTTAACCGGATATTTGCAGTTGATAATATCGTTGATGGTACCGCCAAGTTTTACCAAATGACTAATCCCGAAGTTGCTTCAATGGCGGTCGAAGTTGCTAAACTTGCCGACCAAGGTGACGTGAACGCGACAGCAATTATTAAGGAGCAGGCCGAATTACTTGCCCGCGATATTATTATCGGCATGGATCGTTATGACAACCCTAAGCCAATGAAGGTGGCATTGACCGGTTCTGTTCTTGCCAATAACTCAATGCTGCGGGGCTTTTTAGAAGCTAAAGTTCATGCCAAATATCCGCAAGCAGAATTTTCAATTTCTAATGGTGAAAATGCCCGCGGAGTTGTCTTTGACAAGAGCAAGGATTACCGTCACTTTACAAATTAA